One window of Cellulomonas shaoxiangyii genomic DNA carries:
- a CDS encoding N-acetylglucosamine-6-phosphate deacetylase, protein MPRALRGRVVTPAGVLDDGAVLVDGATIAWVGPADATPGGPPAPPGGPVRTLLPGLVDLHCHGGGGAGFPDALDADDVLRAAEEHLRHGTTSLVASLVTAPRDVLVARTALLADAVDAGVLAGIHLEGPFLSAARRGAQSPADMLPGDPDLVREIAAAARGHLVTMTVAPEVPGVADGTDDVVAALVAVGAVPSVGHTDASAEVTESAVERVFDLLAATPGARSVRPTATHLFNGMRPLHHRDPGPVAACLAAAAGGRLVVELVADGTHLDPVTVRTVLELVGADAVALVTDAMAAAGMPDGEYRLGPLAVRVVDGVARTVDGDGTPDAIAGGVAHLIDVVRHVVAAGVPLVDAVRAAATTPATVLGRDDVGALVAGRRADLVVATHDLRPVAVARAGRWVAGAPAGV, encoded by the coding sequence CTGCCCCGGGCGCTGCGCGGCCGTGTCGTCACGCCGGCCGGCGTGCTGGACGACGGCGCGGTCCTCGTCGACGGCGCGACGATCGCCTGGGTCGGGCCCGCCGACGCCACGCCGGGCGGTCCGCCCGCCCCGCCGGGCGGGCCGGTGCGCACGCTGCTGCCGGGGCTCGTGGACCTGCACTGCCACGGCGGCGGCGGCGCCGGGTTCCCGGACGCGCTGGACGCCGACGACGTCCTGCGGGCCGCCGAGGAGCACCTGCGGCACGGCACCACGTCGCTCGTCGCGTCGCTCGTCACGGCACCGCGCGACGTGCTGGTGGCGCGCACGGCCCTGCTCGCCGACGCGGTGGACGCCGGGGTCCTGGCCGGCATCCACCTCGAGGGGCCGTTCCTCTCGGCGGCGCGCCGCGGTGCGCAGAGCCCGGCCGACATGCTGCCGGGCGACCCGGACCTGGTGCGGGAGATCGCCGCGGCGGCCCGCGGGCACCTCGTGACGATGACCGTGGCGCCCGAGGTGCCGGGGGTCGCCGACGGCACGGACGACGTCGTGGCCGCGCTCGTGGCCGTGGGGGCGGTGCCGTCGGTTGGGCACACCGACGCGTCGGCGGAGGTCACCGAGTCGGCGGTCGAGCGCGTGTTCGACCTGCTCGCCGCGACCCCGGGCGCGCGCTCGGTGCGCCCGACCGCGACGCACCTGTTCAACGGCATGCGCCCGCTGCACCACCGCGACCCGGGACCGGTCGCGGCGTGCCTGGCCGCGGCGGCCGGGGGACGGCTCGTCGTCGAGCTGGTCGCCGACGGCACGCACCTCGACCCGGTGACGGTGCGCACGGTGCTCGAGCTCGTCGGTGCGGACGCCGTCGCGCTCGTCACCGACGCGATGGCGGCGGCCGGCATGCCCGACGGCGAGTACCGCCTGGGCCCGCTCGCCGTGCGCGTCGTCGACGGCGTCGCGCGCACGGTCGACGGCGACGGCACGCCGGACGCGATCGCGGGCGGCGTCGCGCACCTGATCGACGTCGTCCGGCACGTCGTCGCCGCCGGCGTGCCGCTCGTGGACGCCGTCCGTGCCGCCGCCACGACGCCGGCGACCGTGCTCGGCCGCGACGACGTGGGGGCGCTGGTGGCGGGCCGGCGCGCCGACCTCGTGGTCGCGACGCACGACCTGCGGCCGGTCGCCGTCGCGCGGGCCGGGCGCTGGGTCGCGGGCGCCCCGGCCGGCGTCTGA
- a CDS encoding HAD family hydrolase, which produces MTTPPRTAPRIVASDLDGTLLAPDGTVSARTVAALAACADAGVVVVFVTARPHRWLVELAPHVAGHGVAICANGASVVDVGAQRVLEQHGMDRDRVAAVAARLRAVWGADVHLAAESARGFAAERAFVSAHERPAGSPVAARIEDVADPTTLKLLVRVRGAVPAAGPDGFVAALQEAVGDLAHVSTSVSGTGTEALGEIAAPGVTKAATLARWAARQDVPADDVWAVGDAPNDLPMLTWAGRSFAVANAHPHVRAVVDEVVPSNADDGVAHVLERAAGLARRVAAGRAR; this is translated from the coding sequence ATGACGACGCCGCCGCGCACCGCACCGCGGATCGTCGCCAGCGACCTCGACGGGACGCTGCTCGCACCGGACGGCACGGTCTCCGCGCGGACGGTCGCGGCCCTCGCGGCCTGCGCGGACGCCGGCGTCGTCGTGGTGTTCGTGACCGCACGGCCGCACCGCTGGCTCGTCGAGCTGGCCCCGCACGTCGCCGGGCACGGGGTCGCGATCTGCGCCAACGGCGCCTCGGTCGTGGACGTCGGCGCACAACGCGTCCTCGAGCAGCACGGCATGGACCGCGACCGGGTGGCGGCCGTCGCCGCACGGCTGCGCGCGGTGTGGGGGGCCGACGTGCACCTCGCCGCCGAGAGCGCGCGGGGCTTCGCGGCCGAGCGCGCCTTCGTGTCCGCGCACGAGCGGCCGGCCGGCAGCCCGGTCGCCGCACGCATCGAGGACGTCGCGGACCCCACGACCCTCAAGCTGCTCGTCCGCGTGCGTGGTGCCGTCCCGGCCGCAGGCCCGGACGGGTTCGTCGCGGCGCTGCAGGAGGCCGTCGGCGACCTGGCGCACGTGTCCACCTCGGTGTCCGGCACGGGTACCGAGGCACTCGGCGAGATCGCCGCGCCGGGCGTCACCAAGGCCGCGACGCTCGCGCGGTGGGCCGCCCGCCAGGACGTGCCCGCGGACGACGTCTGGGCCGTCGGCGACGCCCCCAACGACCTGCCGATGCTCACGTGGGCCGGCCGGTCGTTCGCGGTCGCCAACGCGCACCCGCACGTGCGGGCCGTCGTCGACGAGGTGGTGCCGTCGAACGCGGACGACGGGGTCGCGCACGTGCTCGAGCGTGCGGCCGGGCTCGCCCGGCGGGTGGCCGCGGGCCGCGCTCGCTAG
- a CDS encoding DUF1990 family protein, whose amino-acid sequence MDDDTLTYTPVGVTRTRAGAGDGWRRAGVGGTYRVLAVRHRVVRGGSEGDRAALAADLRAWRVHRTAGVGIEATGPAAPGVRVVSVLGVGRVAMRGPCRVLWADDEGFGYGTLPGHPVAGEEAFRITRDAAGDVWLEVEAYSRPVLVWARLAGPLLRVAQRAYVRNLARAARSLHRRRAGRGTGGATGGTMPA is encoded by the coding sequence ATGGACGACGACACGCTGACGTACACCCCGGTGGGCGTCACGCGGACGCGCGCCGGTGCGGGCGACGGGTGGCGGCGCGCGGGGGTGGGCGGGACCTACCGCGTGCTCGCCGTCCGCCACCGCGTCGTCCGGGGCGGGAGCGAGGGCGACCGCGCGGCGCTCGCCGCGGACCTGCGCGCCTGGCGCGTCCACCGCACCGCCGGGGTCGGCATCGAGGCCACCGGCCCTGCCGCACCGGGCGTGCGCGTCGTCTCGGTCCTCGGCGTCGGGCGGGTCGCGATGCGCGGTCCGTGCCGTGTGCTCTGGGCGGACGACGAGGGCTTCGGCTACGGCACGCTGCCCGGCCACCCGGTGGCGGGCGAGGAGGCGTTCCGCATCACGCGCGACGCGGCCGGCGACGTCTGGCTCGAGGTGGAGGCCTACAGCCGGCCGGTGCTGGTGTGGGCACGGCTCGCGGGTCCGCTCCTGCGGGTGGCGCAGCGTGCGTACGTCCGCAACCTCGCGCGTGCGGCGCGCAGCCTGCACCGGCGGCGCGCCGGCCGCGGTACCGGGGGCGCCACCGGTGGGACGATGCCCGCGTGA
- a CDS encoding LacI family DNA-binding transcriptional regulator has product MATTIDDVARAAGVSTSTVSYVLSGKRPISAPTRQRVERAVRDLGYRPHAGARALASSRTNVLALMAPLRVDVNVNVIMQFVTGVVTAARAYDHDVLLLTADEVAGLERVASRSMVDALVMMDIEADDPRVPVLVGLRQPAVLIGLPRDPAGLSCVDLDFEAAGRLAVRHLARLGHRRVALLGSPRAVLERHTSYAERMLRGFTQEVADAGLEGVFEPCESDMAGAVASVDRVLERLPDVTGLVVHNEVALPWVVATLRERGRRVPDDVSVVAVCPADVATNQPLPLTSVDIPAHTIGKVAVEMATARIEADQPAETRLLTPVLVERASTAAAPG; this is encoded by the coding sequence GTGGCGACGACGATCGACGACGTGGCGCGCGCGGCGGGGGTGTCCACCTCGACCGTGTCCTACGTCCTGTCCGGCAAGCGACCCATCTCGGCCCCCACGCGCCAGCGCGTCGAGCGGGCCGTGCGGGACCTCGGCTACCGCCCGCACGCCGGCGCCCGTGCCCTGGCGTCGAGCCGCACCAACGTGCTCGCGCTCATGGCTCCCCTGCGCGTCGACGTCAACGTCAACGTCATCATGCAGTTCGTCACCGGCGTGGTGACCGCCGCCCGCGCGTACGACCACGACGTCCTCCTCCTGACGGCCGACGAGGTCGCGGGCCTGGAGCGGGTGGCCTCCAGGTCCATGGTCGACGCGCTGGTCATGATGGACATCGAGGCCGACGACCCGCGCGTGCCCGTGCTCGTGGGGCTGCGCCAGCCCGCCGTGCTCATCGGCCTCCCCCGCGACCCCGCGGGCCTGTCGTGCGTCGACCTCGACTTCGAGGCCGCGGGCCGGCTGGCGGTGCGCCACCTCGCGCGCCTCGGCCACCGCCGCGTCGCGCTCCTCGGCTCGCCGCGTGCGGTGCTCGAGCGGCACACGTCGTACGCGGAGCGCATGCTGCGCGGCTTCACGCAGGAGGTGGCGGACGCCGGCCTGGAGGGCGTGTTCGAGCCCTGCGAGTCCGACATGGCGGGTGCCGTCGCGTCCGTCGACCGCGTGCTCGAGCGGCTGCCGGACGTCACGGGCCTCGTCGTGCACAACGAGGTCGCGCTCCCCTGGGTCGTCGCGACGCTGCGCGAGCGCGGCCGGCGCGTCCCGGACGACGTGTCGGTCGTGGCGGTCTGCCCGGCCGACGTCGCGACCAACCAGCCGCTCCCCCTGACCAGCGTCGACATCCCCGCGCACACCATCGGCAAGGTGGCCGTCGAGATGGCGACGGCCCGCATCGAGGCCGACCAGCCCGCGGAGACGCGGCTGCTCACCCCCGTGCTCGTCGAGCGCGCGAGCACGGCCGCCGCCCCGGGCTGA
- a CDS encoding alpha/beta hydrolase, translated as MTIPIVLLHGFPLDHRMWDDVVAQLSSGRTVLAPDLPGPAESLDGVEPTLDAAADRVADAVRAAGAEQAVVAGLSMGGYVALALLERHPDLVAGLALVDTKSTADAPDARAKRLDVAARVEESGSVDAVRGMVDTVLGETTRTAHPELVQRVRAWIDEQPPARVAWSQRAMAARPDRTEVLRRFAGPVVVVVGDEDQVTGVDAAQDLAKTAGGAPLVVVPRAGHLTAVEDPACVAAALAELAQRVDAGA; from the coding sequence ATGACCATCCCGATCGTCCTGCTGCACGGCTTCCCGCTCGACCACCGCATGTGGGACGACGTCGTCGCCCAGCTGTCGTCCGGCCGGACCGTGCTCGCGCCCGACCTGCCCGGGCCCGCGGAGTCGCTCGACGGCGTCGAGCCGACGCTCGACGCGGCCGCCGACCGCGTCGCGGACGCGGTCCGCGCCGCCGGGGCCGAGCAGGCCGTCGTGGCGGGCCTGTCGATGGGGGGCTACGTCGCCCTGGCGCTGCTCGAGCGGCACCCCGACCTCGTCGCTGGCCTCGCCCTCGTCGACACGAAGTCCACGGCGGACGCGCCCGACGCCCGGGCGAAGCGCCTCGACGTCGCGGCGCGCGTCGAGGAGTCCGGCTCCGTCGACGCCGTGCGCGGCATGGTGGACACGGTGCTCGGGGAGACGACCCGCACCGCGCACCCCGAGCTCGTGCAGCGGGTGAGGGCGTGGATCGACGAGCAGCCGCCCGCGCGCGTCGCGTGGAGCCAGCGCGCGATGGCGGCCCGCCCCGACCGCACCGAGGTGCTGCGCCGGTTCGCGGGCCCGGTCGTGGTGGTCGTCGGCGACGAGGACCAGGTGACCGGGGTCGACGCCGCGCAGGACCTGGCGAAGACCGCGGGCGGTGCGCCCCTCGTCGTGGTGCCGCGCGCCGGCCACCTCACCGCCGTGGAGGACCCGGCCTGCGTCGCGGCGGCGCTCGCCGAGCTCGCGCAGCGGGTCGACGCGGGCGCCTGA
- a CDS encoding GH1 family beta-glucosidase, protein MISTTRPSGRPFPADFLWGSATASYQVEGAAQEGGRGPSIWDTFSRTPGKVLNGDTGDVAVDHYHRLEQDVAIMADLGLEAYRFSVAWPRIQPTGTGEPNAEGLAFYAELVDRLVAAGIKPVVTLYHWDLPQALEDAGGWTNRRTAYHFEEYARIVARALGDKVHLWTTLNEPWCSSFLGYGSGVHAPGVQDAAAALAAVHHLNLAHGLAARAVREELGAGTPVSVTLNLHVTRAATDAPEDVDAKDQIDMIANEVFVGPMLRGAYPERVFADTASISDWSFVQDGDLEIIHQPLTVLGVNYYSTGRVRRGTPPKGDGTPGPDGHRSSEVSAWVGADRVEWLPQPGPHTAMGWNIEPQGLVDLLLELHERFPGLPLAVTENGAAFYDTVTEDGRVHDADRVAYLHDHIDAVGEAMDKGVDVGGYFVWSLFDNFEWAYGYDRRFGVVHVDYDTQVRTVKDSGRWYRELVRTRVIPTQESAATL, encoded by the coding sequence ATGATCAGCACCACCCGGCCGTCCGGCCGCCCGTTCCCCGCGGACTTCCTCTGGGGCTCCGCCACCGCGTCCTACCAGGTCGAGGGTGCGGCGCAGGAGGGTGGGCGCGGCCCGTCCATCTGGGACACGTTCTCGCGCACGCCCGGCAAGGTCCTCAACGGCGACACCGGTGACGTCGCCGTCGACCACTACCACCGGCTCGAGCAGGACGTCGCGATCATGGCCGACCTCGGCCTCGAGGCGTACCGCTTCTCCGTCGCGTGGCCGCGCATCCAGCCGACGGGCACGGGCGAGCCGAACGCGGAGGGCCTCGCCTTCTACGCCGAGCTCGTCGACCGCCTCGTCGCCGCCGGCATCAAGCCGGTCGTCACGCTCTACCACTGGGACCTCCCGCAGGCCCTGGAGGACGCGGGCGGCTGGACCAACCGCCGGACGGCATACCACTTCGAGGAGTACGCACGCATCGTCGCGCGGGCCCTCGGCGACAAGGTCCACCTGTGGACCACGCTGAACGAGCCGTGGTGCTCCTCCTTCCTCGGCTACGGGTCCGGCGTGCACGCCCCCGGCGTGCAGGACGCCGCTGCCGCGCTCGCGGCCGTGCACCACCTCAACCTCGCGCACGGCCTCGCCGCGCGCGCCGTCCGGGAGGAGCTCGGCGCCGGGACGCCGGTCTCCGTGACGCTCAACCTCCACGTCACCCGCGCCGCGACCGACGCCCCCGAGGACGTCGACGCCAAGGACCAGATCGACATGATCGCCAACGAGGTGTTCGTCGGCCCGATGCTCCGCGGCGCCTACCCCGAGCGCGTCTTCGCCGACACCGCGTCGATCAGCGACTGGTCGTTCGTGCAGGACGGCGACCTCGAGATCATCCACCAGCCCCTCACCGTGCTGGGCGTCAACTACTACTCGACGGGCCGCGTGCGGCGCGGGACCCCGCCGAAGGGCGACGGCACGCCCGGCCCGGACGGGCACCGCTCGTCCGAGGTCAGCGCGTGGGTGGGGGCCGACCGCGTCGAGTGGCTCCCGCAGCCGGGCCCGCACACCGCGATGGGCTGGAACATCGAGCCCCAGGGGCTCGTCGACCTGCTGCTCGAGCTGCACGAGCGGTTCCCGGGCCTGCCGCTCGCGGTCACGGAGAACGGCGCCGCCTTCTACGACACGGTGACCGAGGACGGCCGCGTGCACGACGCCGACCGCGTCGCGTACCTGCACGACCACATCGACGCCGTCGGTGAGGCCATGGACAAGGGCGTCGACGTCGGCGGCTACTTCGTCTGGTCGCTGTTCGACAACTTCGAGTGGGCGTACGGCTACGACCGCCGCTTCGGCGTCGTCCACGTGGACTACGACACCCAGGTCCGCACCGTCAAGGACTCGGGCCGCTGGTACCGCGAGCTCGTGCGTACGCGCGTCATCCCGACGCAGGAGTCCGCCGCGACGCTCTGA
- the nucS gene encoding endonuclease NucS, which produces MRLVVADCAARYTGRLSAHLPRATRLLVVKADGSVLLHSDGGSYKPLNWMSPPCSTAVTEPDAEQAAAGVTQVWTVQHAKSDDRLVVELYGVQHDSTHELGVDPGLVKDGVEAHLQELLAAQIALLGSGHVLVRREYPTAIGPVDILAKAPDGGTVAVEIKRRGDIDGVEQLTRYLDLLNRDPLLTPVRGVFAAQEIKPQARVLAKDRGIACLLLDYDAMRGVDDVDSRLF; this is translated from the coding sequence ATGCGCCTGGTCGTCGCCGACTGCGCCGCCCGCTACACCGGCCGACTGTCGGCCCACCTGCCGCGCGCGACGCGCCTGCTGGTGGTCAAGGCCGACGGGTCGGTGCTGCTGCACTCCGACGGCGGCTCGTACAAGCCGCTGAACTGGATGAGCCCGCCCTGCTCGACGGCTGTGACCGAGCCCGACGCGGAGCAGGCGGCCGCGGGGGTGACGCAGGTCTGGACGGTGCAGCACGCGAAGTCCGACGACCGGCTCGTGGTCGAGCTGTACGGCGTCCAGCACGACTCCACGCACGAGCTCGGGGTCGACCCCGGGCTCGTGAAGGACGGCGTGGAGGCGCACCTGCAGGAGCTGCTGGCCGCGCAGATCGCGCTGCTGGGCAGCGGCCACGTGCTGGTCCGCCGGGAGTACCCGACGGCCATCGGGCCGGTCGACATCCTGGCGAAGGCGCCGGACGGCGGCACCGTGGCCGTCGAGATCAAGCGGCGCGGCGACATCGACGGCGTCGAGCAGCTCACGCGCTACCTCGACCTGCTCAACCGCGACCCGCTGCTGACGCCCGTGCGCGGGGTGTTCGCCGCGCAGGAGATCAAGCCGCAGGCCCGCGTGCTCGCGAAGGACCGCGGCATCGCCTGCCTCCTGCTCGACTACGACGCCATGCGCGGCGTGGACGACGTCGACTCGCGCCTGTTCTGA
- a CDS encoding beta-galactosidase produces the protein MTATNPRPDLGALTAHAGLLYGADWNPEQWPPDVWREDVALMRAAGVNLVTVGVFSWAQLEPRPGRYDLDWLDRVLDLAHEHDVLVDLATPTASPPAWLGALWPGTRPVTADGVRLSHGSRNHFCPSSPQYRERALQVARVLADRYADHPAVGMWHVGNEYGQVCWCEQCAQAFRAWLRTRYGSLDELNRAWGTTFWSQRYDEWSQVVPPRAAPYLINPTQNLDHRRFASDLLLDLYREQRDLLRAAAPDVPVTTNLMGFHAPTDYWRWAPEVDVVADDVYGDPADPASPVRLALTHDLARGLAGGAPWMVMEQAAGAVNWRAHNVPKTAAQMRLDSLRAVARGADGSCFFQWRASVFGAERFHSGLVPHAGPDTVLHRAVAAHGAELRRLRAVAGTRVPARTALVFDWSSWWAAEEPAQPSDRLRVLPQLLAYYEPLWRAGVAVDVVPPGADLSGYDLVVAPQLYLLDDAHVAGLRAVVERGGVLLLGPFSGVADRDGHVRTGRFPVPFADLVGGSGEEYVPLADAGVPVRSALLGDHVVRDWAERVRVDDGEAVATVAGGDLDGCAAVVRRRHPSGGEGWYVASTPPPDVVAGVVAACVAAAGVTGPAGVAGEKDVELVRRGDVTFCLNAADGERAVVLDGAWHDLLTGTDVAGRVSLAPHGVLALTARTP, from the coding sequence GTGACCGCCACGAACCCCCGCCCCGACCTGGGTGCGCTGACGGCGCACGCGGGCCTGCTCTACGGCGCCGACTGGAACCCCGAGCAGTGGCCCCCCGACGTCTGGCGCGAGGACGTCGCGCTCATGCGCGCCGCCGGGGTCAACCTGGTCACCGTGGGCGTCTTCTCGTGGGCCCAGCTCGAGCCGCGCCCCGGCCGGTACGACCTCGACTGGCTCGACCGCGTGCTCGACCTCGCCCACGAGCACGACGTCCTGGTCGACCTCGCGACCCCGACGGCGTCCCCGCCCGCGTGGCTCGGGGCGCTGTGGCCGGGCACGCGCCCGGTGACGGCGGACGGCGTGCGCCTGTCGCACGGCTCGCGCAACCACTTCTGCCCCTCGTCGCCGCAGTACCGCGAGCGGGCGCTGCAGGTCGCGCGGGTGCTGGCGGACCGGTACGCCGACCACCCGGCCGTGGGCATGTGGCACGTCGGCAACGAGTACGGGCAGGTCTGCTGGTGCGAGCAGTGCGCGCAGGCGTTCCGCGCCTGGCTGCGGACCCGGTACGGCAGCCTCGACGAGCTGAACCGCGCGTGGGGCACGACGTTCTGGAGCCAGCGCTACGACGAGTGGTCGCAGGTGGTGCCGCCGCGCGCCGCGCCGTACCTGATCAACCCGACCCAGAACCTCGACCACCGCCGGTTCGCGTCGGACCTCCTGCTCGACCTGTACCGCGAGCAGCGGGACCTGCTCCGTGCCGCGGCGCCGGACGTGCCCGTCACGACGAACCTCATGGGCTTCCACGCGCCGACCGACTACTGGCGCTGGGCGCCGGAGGTCGACGTCGTGGCGGACGACGTCTACGGCGACCCGGCCGACCCTGCCTCGCCGGTGCGGCTCGCGCTCACGCACGACCTCGCGCGCGGCCTCGCCGGCGGTGCCCCGTGGATGGTCATGGAGCAGGCCGCCGGCGCGGTGAACTGGCGTGCCCACAACGTGCCGAAGACGGCCGCGCAGATGCGCCTCGACTCGCTGCGCGCGGTCGCGCGCGGCGCCGACGGCTCCTGCTTCTTCCAGTGGCGGGCCTCGGTGTTCGGCGCCGAGCGGTTCCACTCGGGTCTCGTGCCGCACGCCGGGCCCGACACGGTGCTGCACCGGGCGGTGGCCGCGCACGGCGCCGAGCTGCGCCGGCTGCGGGCGGTGGCGGGCACCCGCGTGCCCGCGCGCACCGCGCTCGTCTTCGACTGGTCCAGCTGGTGGGCGGCCGAGGAGCCGGCACAGCCGTCCGACCGGCTGCGCGTGCTGCCACAGCTCCTGGCCTACTACGAGCCCCTGTGGCGCGCGGGTGTCGCGGTCGACGTCGTGCCCCCGGGTGCGGACCTGTCCGGCTACGACCTGGTCGTCGCCCCGCAGCTGTACCTGCTCGACGACGCCCACGTCGCCGGGCTGCGCGCAGTGGTGGAGCGGGGCGGCGTGCTGCTGCTCGGGCCGTTCTCGGGCGTCGCGGACCGGGACGGGCACGTGCGCACCGGGCGCTTCCCCGTGCCGTTCGCCGACCTCGTCGGCGGCTCCGGCGAGGAGTACGTGCCGCTGGCCGACGCCGGCGTGCCGGTGCGTTCGGCGCTGCTCGGCGACCACGTCGTGCGCGACTGGGCGGAGCGCGTGCGGGTGGACGACGGGGAGGCCGTCGCCACGGTCGCCGGCGGCGACCTCGACGGCTGCGCCGCGGTGGTGCGCCGGCGGCACCCGAGCGGCGGGGAGGGCTGGTACGTCGCCTCGACCCCGCCCCCGGACGTCGTGGCGGGCGTCGTGGCGGCGTGCGTCGCCGCGGCCGGCGTGACCGGGCCCGCCGGCGTGGCCGGTGAGAAGGACGTCGAGCTCGTGCGCCGCGGCGACGTCACGTTCTGCCTGAACGCGGCCGACGGGGAGCGTGCCGTGGTGCTCGACGGCGCGTGGCACGACCTGCTGACCGGCACGGACGTCGCCGGCCGGGTGTCCCTCGCCCCGCACGGCGTGCTGGCCCTGACCGCGAGGACCCCCTGA